CCAGTTAGCAATGTCTCCATTATCGGCTACTTCCATCGCACCTAGCACAGTCAACTGCACATGCTGTCCCCGGATCATAGCAAATGAGGTCGCAGAATCAAAAATGGATGCACCTGCTAGTGTCGTAACAGTCTGTTTGCCAGCATTGATCATATCAGCATCTTCCTCGCCATCAAAAGGAAATGGGCCCATACCCAACAAACCATTTTCAGATTGAAATTCCACACTGATCCCTTCCGGAATGTAATTGGCAACTAAGGTTGGAATCCCAATACCCAGATTCACGTACCAGCCGTCTTGTAATTCTTGAGCGATTCTTTTAGCAATCCCTAATTTATCAAGCATCTTCCTTTGATCTTACGGTTCTCTGTTCAATTCTTTTCTCGTATTGCTCTCCCTGGAAAATCCGCTGTACGAAAATTCCTGGCGTGTGAATGAAATTTGGGTCCAATTCTCCAGGCTCCACCAACTCCTCTACCTCCGCAATGGTGATCTTACCGGCCATGGCCATTGGTGGGTTAAAGTTCCTGGCAGTTCCCTTGTAGATGAGATTACCCATTATATCTCCTTTCCAGGCTTTCACAATTGCAAAGTCAGCGGTCAATGCGCTTTCAAGGATATGTGGCTTACCATCAAATTCCCGAACTTCTTTTCCTTCAGCGATCTCAGTTCCGTAACCTGCCGGGGTAAAAAAAGCAGGTATTCCGGCTCCCCCAGCCCTGCAGCGCTCAGCCAGGGAACCTTGTGGGATCAGGTCCACTTCCAATTCTCCACTGAGCATTTGCCGCTCAAATTCTTCGTTCTCTCCCACGTAGGAGGAGATCATTTTTCGGATCTGCTTCTTTTGAAGCAACAATCCGAGACCAAAATCATCGACACCCGCATTGTTGGAAATACAGGTCAGGCCACGGATATCTGCCTCGACCAATGCATGGATACAATTTTCGGGAATGCCACACAGGCCAAAACCACCCAACATCAGGGTCATGTTGTCCTGTATACCAGCGATGGCTTCCCTGGCGCCACTGACTACTTTATTCATGAAAATGGATTAATTGTTGTTACAACAAATAGTTACCGCAATTTCATTGAAATTCGGGAGATTATGAACTCAAATGTGACTTAAGGTGATATGAACTTGCAGATCACCAAATCGATCGTAATTCATACACATTACCTTCTACCAGCACAGCTTCTTGTCCGGACTGAAAAGTCAAAGTATTCCAGGATGATGAGGGGAAAAATAAGTCCGTCATCACGACGGTGCCATTATCAAAGAAGACTTCCACACTTGATCGGTCCAACCAGATATTGATCGGCATCTGGGGGACTTCCGAAATGCGATCTGCGAGATGTAATTGCTCAAATTCATTGTGAAAGGTAGAATCCTGTGCGGATCTACGGTCGATGAAAAACTGATCCGTACTATCCCTGAACCCTATGGCCAGCTGTTCTCCAAAACGATTACTGAAATTCAACTTCCAGGATCGGTCCTTACCATTGGTAATATCCGTCACCGTGAATTCAAAATTGAGTAGGGTACTATCACCCATCAATTTATCCGTCCAATCCGAAGCACCAGCAACAACTGTCCGATTGATGTCTACAGCTTTGGTTCGGAGTAACTGCATCTCTTCAACCGGCCTTGAGGCGATCAAATGACCATGCTTTTGTGTTGGATAAATGGCCAACTGCCGGGGTAAAGTCATGGCACTGCGCCACTTTTCAGTAGGTACTTTAGTCGCATAGAGCCAATTGCTCATCCATCCCAGGAATATTCTCCTTCCATCCTGATCCGGGATATCTGACCAGGTTACTCCGGCGTAGTTGTCCCAACCATGATCAAGCCATAGTTCGCGATCCGATTCATTGTCATTGATGAAGCGTTTTCCACTGAATTGTCCAACAAAATATTGTGTCGCGGACCCTCTTGGTCCACCCGGTCCTATAGAAACCAGCATGACCCATTTCGGAACACCAGACTGATCGATTAACTGAAACAAATCCGGGCATTCCCAAACTCCGTCATGACTTCCCTGATCAGCCCCAAACTTACTGAGACTCTCCCAATTCTTCAGATCCGCCGATCCATAAAACCCAACCTGATTGCCTTCCGCAAGGACCATCACCCATTTCGAACTTTGCTTATGCCAGAATACTTTAGGGTCTCTGAAATCAACACTGGACTCCTCTGATAATACCGGATTCTTCGCATACTTTTCCCAGGTACGACCTTTGTCAGTACTGTAAGCAATGCCCTGATACTGGAAGTTGGTTTCCCCTTCCCTTTTGGAGTCATGATAGGTATAAATAGCCACCATGGGTGGATTATCAGCCGTCCCAAAACCTGAAGTGTTGTCCCAGTCCACGACCGCACTGCCTGAAAAGATGTACCCTAAAGAATCTGGATACAAGGCTATCGGCAAATGCTCCCAGGTAACCAGATCTTTGCTCACCGCATGCCCCCAGTGCATGGGTCCCCAGACCGTATTCTCTGGATAATATTGATAAAACAGGTGGTATTCTCCCTGATAATAGACCATCCCATTGGGGTCGTTCATCCACTTTTCTTCTGGCGAAAAATGGAATTGTGGGCGATGAGGTTGATCATAATCATATTTCACCTCAACTATCTCAACTGGGCTTTCTTCTTTTTCAGGAGTGGTAGCACAACGAACCAAAAGCAACAAGCTTAGCGCCAGATACCATATCGCAGATTTTTGGAATTTGATCATGTGATTTTTATTTGACCAGTTGCTGCTCCAGTTCTTCCAGGGATTTTCCTTTGGTTTCTGGCATAAGAAATGCCACCCAAAGCAACTGCAGCACCATGAATCCGGCAAAAATGGCAAAAACAGTAGCTGCTCCAATGCTGGAGAATAATACAGGCACCATCGCCGGAATGATCGCAGCGAGCACCCAATGAACTGAGGTTCCGAAAGCTTGCCCGGAAGACCGGACATGATTCGGGAATATCTCAGAAATGAATACCCAAATGATCGCTCCTTGCCCGATGGCATGGGCTCCAATAAATAGGAATAAGGCCGGAGGTACGATACTGGACCATTCATTGGCAAAAGCCAAAGAAGTGGTCGCCAGGGTAAGAATATACCCGATGGAGCCAATGTACATCAACTGGCGACGGCCCAGTCGATCGATGAGTACTACACCCAGAATCGTGAAGATAAAATTAGCGATACCAATTCCAATGGTACTCAAGACCACCGACTCTTCTCCTAACCCAGCAGATTCAAATATTCTTGTGGCGTAGTACAACAAGGCATTGATCCCACTGAATTGATTGAAGAAGGACAAAGCAAAGGCCAGTGCCAGGGGAATTTTGAATTTCTTTGAGAATAATCGATCTGAGGATTTCTCAGGCTGAGACATGCTCGCCTGTACACTCTGGATCTCTTTCTCTACTTCATCAGCCGGATACAAGGTCTGAAATACTTTCCTGGCCTCGTCAATAGCTCCCTTTTTCACGATCAGCCAGCGTGGGCTCCTGGGCACATTAAAAACCATCAATGTATAGGCCAAGGCTGGTAAAGCTTCCATGCCTATCATCCAGCGCCAGGCTTCTGCCGTAACATAAGTCGCGATCAATCCATTAGAAACGAATGCGACCAGGATACCAAAAACAAGATTTAGCTGATAGAGTGCGACCAATTGACCTCTTTTGGCTGCCGGAGCAATCTCAGAGATAAATGCAGGTGCGGCAATGGTAGAGGCCCCTACACCAAGGCCACCCAGAAACCGGAAGAACGCAAATAGCCAGGGATCACTGACTAATGATGAGCCAATCGCTGAAACGGTGTAGAGGATACCAATAACGATCAGCGTATTTTTTCGACCAATTCGATCATTAGGAATACCTCCAAACATGGCCCCTACTACAGTACCCCATAAAGCGGATGCAACGACAACCCATCCGTGGAAGGCATCATTGCTGCCAAATAAAGTAAAGGAACTCCACAGTTGCTGTAAGTCTTGTTCGGCCCCATTGATAACAATCGTATCAAAACCAAAAAGAAAGCCAGCCAGGGCTACAGTGATCGAATAATAAAGGGTTTTTCCCATTTTCTTTAGGTCGGTTAAAGTTCGGCTTAAGAAATCTTCAAGCCTTACCTATGTCAGGTTGAGCCTGTCGAAACCTGTTTGATCGCAATTGCATTGCGATCAGGTCTTATTCGGCATTTAAAATGCCTGCAAGTCCCATCAGTATTACAAATGCTGACAAACTATGTATTAGACTAAAACCCGAAAATAGGACAATCCCTTTGGAATGCTCAAGGAAAACGTTCCAAATAGGGAATGCAATCGGATGCAGCTATTGCTTTATCCAGATCAACAAGGAAGTGCCATCCATTTCAACATCTATAGTTTTGCCACCCTTTAAACGAGTCAGGCCTTTCGGTCCTTTCACTCCTTTAAGGTGATTGATTTGATCCGTGGTTCCGATAAGCCTCCAATTTCCTTGTGGTATGGTGACTTGCGTAAAAGTTTGGGCATCTTGATCAGCATTCAGTAAAACCATGACCTTATTATCGACCACATATCCTAACATGCTTTCTTTTTCAGGAGTGATCCATTCGTAATATCCCTCCTCTACTGGATCAGCGACACGAAACAATTCCCCATAATCCGTGAAACGAAATTGATTCATTCCCTTCCAGAAATTGTACATGTTCTCGTAATCATTCTTGTTATTCCCAGTTGGCTTTTGCCCTACCTGCTCCCATACAAATTGATTGGCCGTGCGATGGTTGTAGGTATCCCGGTACCCATGCATATAAGTCTTAAAGCCAGCCTGGGTTTCTTTCACGACCTCTCGAAGCGGTGCATGGGCCTTGCTACGCATGATCTCAGATCCTCCATGAGTAACGATGGGCCCCAGCGTGGTGTAAAGCAGCGTGACCGCTAGCTTATACTCATCCTCATCTACATCATAACGCCCATCGAATCCAGGTCCGCCAAATTGATCGGCAAGCGCGAAATTGTCGTGAATATCGAGGTAGCTGATACCACTCACAGGTGTCTTGTCATCCGGGAATTTATTGGCCAGTCCTTTCATTACATTGGCTCGTTCGTCAAATTTTCCACCGGGCCAACCGCGATCTTTCAAGTGATCTTTCAATTCAAAAACAGGTCCTTTGAAGGCATTTCTGGAATCGTCCTGGAAGAAAGTAATGGGCGCATCTTCTTTGTACCAGTCCCAGTCGGGATTCTCTTCATAATTAGGGTCATTGGATCCAATCCAGGCTTCTCCATAAACAATCTTATCCTCACCAATGGCCTGCTTCAAAGCGATCAGGCTCTGCTGATCTATTTGACCCGCCAGGTCAATCCTGAATCCATCAATCCCAAACTCATCGATGTAGTATTTACACTGATCGATCAGCCATCGTTGTGTCATGGGACGGTTTTCAGTTTTTACTTCATTGCCGTATGCTCCGATGTGATCAAAATCCTTGGTCCGATAATAGTACTGCTTATCAATTCCATTAAAGTTGAAATACCAGGCATTGGCATCCATGTTTTCAGCGGTATGATTGGGTACAATGTCGATGATCACCGCAATACCCTCGTCATGAAACGCTTGAACCAAATCACGGAATTCATCACGCTCTGTCCCTGGTTCACCTCCTTTCGTACGATACCTGGCTTCCACTGCCATTGCGAATGAAGTCCTGTACCCCCACTGATAATTTTCCTCGGCTACTCCCTGTTCAATCATGTAGGGGTCATCTTTGAAAGAAGCTTTCCAGTCATCCGTTGGGAAATGTACATATTCCTGAACGGGCATCAAATGCACCACATTAATCCCTAAATCGAGGATGTAATCAAAACCAATTTTATTGCCGCGGCTATTTTTCAGCCCTTTTGTGATCATTCCCTGAAAGGTTCCTTTGTATTTATCAGCAACAGGTAATCGATCTGTGAAATCCTGTATATGTACTTCATAGGCAATGACATCTTCCATCCTGGGAATGCCTCCTTTCAAAGGCGTTGCAGGGGTCGTCCTTCTCCAAATCCGGCCTTTGCCCCAGGTATCGTCACTTACGCGTGCATAGGGGTCGTTAATGTGTACCGGATTGGTTTCAAAGAAATGATTTCCGGGATCATCCGACCCGTGAATCGTAAAATCATAATAAGTTCCATGCAGGTCTTCAGCAAATGAAGCCTCCCATACCCCATCACGATCTGCTTTCATATCAATGGTTACTCTGGCAGTCTCATCATCCTTACCTTCATACAAATAAAGCTTGACCAACTCCGCACGTGGTGCAAATAACCTGACAGTGGTCTGTCCATTATCGATATTAGCCCCCAGTTCTTTCGTGGAATAGGTTTCGCGAAACCACCCATC
This DNA window, taken from Cytophagales bacterium, encodes the following:
- a CDS encoding glycoside hydrolase family 32 protein, giving the protein MIKFQKSAIWYLALSLLLLVRCATTPEKEESPVEIVEVKYDYDQPHRPQFHFSPEEKWMNDPNGMVYYQGEYHLFYQYYPENTVWGPMHWGHAVSKDLVTWEHLPIALYPDSLGYIFSGSAVVDWDNTSGFGTADNPPMVAIYTYHDSKREGETNFQYQGIAYSTDKGRTWEKYAKNPVLSEESSVDFRDPKVFWHKQSSKWVMVLAEGNQVGFYGSADLKNWESLSKFGADQGSHDGVWECPDLFQLIDQSGVPKWVMLVSIGPGGPRGSATQYFVGQFSGKRFINDNESDRELWLDHGWDNYAGVTWSDIPDQDGRRIFLGWMSNWLYATKVPTEKWRSAMTLPRQLAIYPTQKHGHLIASRPVEEMQLLRTKAVDINRTVVAGASDWTDKLMGDSTLLNFEFTVTDITNGKDRSWKLNFSNRFGEQLAIGFRDSTDQFFIDRRSAQDSTFHNEFEQLHLADRISEVPQMPINIWLDRSSVEVFFDNGTVVMTDLFFPSSSWNTLTFQSGQEAVLVEGNVYELRSIW
- a CDS encoding 3-oxoacid CoA-transferase subunit B, which gives rise to MLDKLGIAKRIAQELQDGWYVNLGIGIPTLVANYIPEGISVEFQSENGLLGMGPFPFDGEEDADMINAGKQTVTTLAGASIFDSATSFAMIRGQHVQLTVLGAMEVADNGDIANWKIPGRLVKGMGGAMDLVASAENIIVAMMHTNKAGESKLLKECTLPITGVKCVRKVVTNLAVMDITEHGFKLLERAPGVSVEQIQQATEGRLIVEGEIPEMKI
- a CDS encoding alpha-amylase family glycosyl hydrolase, with translation MRKFWTFFLLIGAFTAFTQSFTGDQKTQGYGVFGDKLTFIFDEALYQVKPKQVYVTGEFRNWDQSLDPEEWKLKQTGEQWLLTIDNSDFAIVKPNTKFKFRIDDGEWLDPAAASTNVKGSDLVFMMSNDKIPLLAELKSETLIWAEINVERPLVPEAYVIKDAKGNEIKVAGVLPNGSATTLITPAEPLDKRRVYFLEIPEQNLRTHCSFDGWFRETYSTKELGANIDNGQTTVRLFAPRAELVKLYLYEGKDDETARVTIDMKADRDGVWEASFAEDLHGTYYDFTIHGSDDPGNHFFETNPVHINDPYARVSDDTWGKGRIWRRTTPATPLKGGIPRMEDVIAYEVHIQDFTDRLPVADKYKGTFQGMITKGLKNSRGNKIGFDYILDLGINVVHLMPVQEYVHFPTDDWKASFKDDPYMIEQGVAEENYQWGYRTSFAMAVEARYRTKGGEPGTERDEFRDLVQAFHDEGIAVIIDIVPNHTAENMDANAWYFNFNGIDKQYYYRTKDFDHIGAYGNEVKTENRPMTQRWLIDQCKYYIDEFGIDGFRIDLAGQIDQQSLIALKQAIGEDKIVYGEAWIGSNDPNYEENPDWDWYKEDAPITFFQDDSRNAFKGPVFELKDHLKDRGWPGGKFDERANVMKGLANKFPDDKTPVSGISYLDIHDNFALADQFGGPGFDGRYDVDEDEYKLAVTLLYTTLGPIVTHGGSEIMRSKAHAPLREVVKETQAGFKTYMHGYRDTYNHRTANQFVWEQVGQKPTGNNKNDYENMYNFWKGMNQFRFTDYGELFRVADPVEEGYYEWITPEKESMLGYVVDNKVMVLLNADQDAQTFTQVTIPQGNWRLIGTTDQINHLKGVKGPKGLTRLKGGKTIDVEMDGTSLLIWIKQ
- a CDS encoding CoA transferase subunit A, with the translated sequence MNKVVSGAREAIAGIQDNMTLMLGGFGLCGIPENCIHALVEADIRGLTCISNNAGVDDFGLGLLLQKKQIRKMISSYVGENEEFERQMLSGELEVDLIPQGSLAERCRAGGAGIPAFFTPAGYGTEIAEGKEVREFDGKPHILESALTADFAIVKAWKGDIMGNLIYKGTARNFNPPMAMAGKITIAEVEELVEPGELDPNFIHTPGIFVQRIFQGEQYEKRIEQRTVRSKEDA